Within Salvia splendens isolate huo1 chromosome 21, SspV2, whole genome shotgun sequence, the genomic segment TCAACAAACAGCAGTAATGGCTTTGCATGCATTTAATGTAAGACATTCTAGCATGTTCATCCAATTCTAACTGTGAAGTTTTTTCAATATCATGTCTATTTTCTTGagtaattttcctatttttttcttGAATCATGTTTTGCCTATGTATTTGTACAGATAATGGTATATATGATTGATGTGTCTGTATAGGTTTTAATTCTATGTTAGATGAAAACAGATAAATGCATACATGCCTTTTGAGGTTGTAATGGGTTGTCTCTTAGACTCTTATTAATGCCACAATAACATGAATGTATTGACTTCATCCAGCATCAAATAAGCTCTATGATATTTCGGAATTGGAATCTATGGAACCACATTAGCTAGCAATCTGACATCTGAAGTAACTGTATCGAGAGTGTATGATTAAATGAACTTCAAATATTGTTCTGTCATTCAAAGCTTGGAACTTTTGAGATGGTTACTACTTACTATTGAAAATTGAATATATGATTATAGAGACACCCAAAGGGATATGTATGTTTTCAGATTACTTAAAATGACCATATATTGTTTGGTTGAGGAATTAGGGTAGTGAAACAGTTTGTTTCCTGTTGTCCATCCTAGGGATTAGCTGCTGCTACTTGCTAGTTTGTTTGGTTGAGGAATTTCGGCAATTGGCTTAAAGCCCTCAAATAGGGATTAGCTGCTGCTACTTGCTGCACATGAatgtttttttatcatacttaaTAAGCCGACTTAATTCTGCTAGATTATATTAGCCTACCCAAACTTAAACTTCACTAAAGGTCTCAAATAAAGTTCCTTTGTTATAACTTATACTAACTTGTAATGGATGCCTCATTAGGAAGGTCATTTGGTCTAAAACTAGTAGTTGAATGCATAACAATGCATAGTAGCATAACTTGATTTATGAGCTGCTGACGAACTTCCATGAGAGGCAAGAAGATCATTATGTTGAAATATGTATGAATGATATTCACAAATGAATTAAGGATCCGAAGCATCTAAGGACTGGATTTGCTTCCAGGAGAAGGGGAAAGTAATGATTGCTATGAATCTTGTTAGGATACATAATTGCTCATGAGGTTGTAAAACAACTCTTATCTGAGATGTCTGAAGTCTGGCTCTTGTGCATTCTACATGTTGACTAGGAATTGCATTATTAATTAACATTAAGTGATTAAATGATGACCATAAAATAATTCATTCTCTTATTTCCTTTTGCATTTAAATCGCCTTTTCAGGGTATGGTGTTTGACCTTGAAAAGGGTTCTACTCTGTATATTGATCTAGCAAAATCTAATTCCCGGTCAAAACGCATACGAGCAGGTATATCATATCCTAAATTAATAGTTTGCCATATGCTTGTTTCTTGAACTAACTAATCTCATGAATAGATGATGAGAACCAAGGATCAGAAAAGAGATTGAAAGGAGCGGTGGCTAGTTCAAGGGGTGATGATCCTGGTAAGATATGACCTCTAGTTTGATTATGTAAATCATACACTTTGATTTCCTGTGGAGCTTCCTTTCCCTAAAGGCCTCATTTGTGGATGAGAGTGGATAAGGATTGATTACTAGAAATTTTCTAATAGGTGCCATGTTTACCTTTCTTTGATTTAAATTGACGGATAACAAGAACCCCTGATTGTTTTGGTTTTGACTTTTGAGTCAAATGACTGATATGTGTATCCCATCTAAAGAGGTTGGGTATGGTCTATCCATTTGTCTCCTTAATACTTTTAAAAATGCACAAAGGATGTGTTTATgaattttattagtatattcAATTATTCATAGTTCTATCCATTAAGCCATCAATCTACCAAACTATAAATCTTCAAGAATAAACAAGCCCCAAATATATTCGCTAGGTCCTTTTTGATCTGTTATTGCTTCCATTTTTCATCCTATCTACCATGTTACTATATTCTGCTGCTTGAgtgaaaatttaaaatgatcCCATTTGAAACTAGTCACGTGGAGCACACATTATTCTTAAAGCTCATGTTACACGTGTTTGCACCCTTGGGCACTAGCAGGTCTTGGCAGCATTCACACACCTGGAATGGGTAATTCTGCTTACAACACGATTGGTTATTCTTCCACACAAAGGTCATATGCGCACTTCTTATGCACATTTATACTACTTGGAAGTGATTGTTTAAGTATGCGCCTTGTTTTATATTTAACACCTGCTCCAAGCTTAATAACTGGGGGCGAAGTAGAAGCATTTGCAACTTATCCCATTTCCTGGAGTTAGAGTACTTAGTTTACCATGCCATAATTGAGTTGGCTTATGATTATTAATTCTGCTTCTTCTTGATCCAGTCTGTGTAACGTTGATGGTGCGTCCATGAGTGGAGCTTCTTCGAAGTCGGTAAAGTCTGCTACTAAAGTATTTCTGAATTCATTTTCTTGAAATGATCTCTTCTCTTGCACTTATAGCTATTCCATCATCTGATCGCTTCTACATTTTCTCAATtttgttatgtttttatgtTGCTGGTTGTTGCCTTTGTCTACATTATTTTTCTTAAGATTAAAGACCGACTAAATAGTCTTAAATGACATTAGAGTGAACTTTGCTACTTTGAAATTATTATGAAAAAGAAAGTTGGCTGTGCATtacgttttgtgtttttttgtaAGGAGCCACAGTCTAGTTTAGTTTATTAGGTGGCCTAATGCATTTCCTAACGTTTTCAGAGCAGCAGCCCATGTCCAACGCTGTTTGTAGCTAATCTAGGTCCACATTGCACTGAGGAAGAGCTGACACAACTGTTTTCTAGGTATATAGTGCATTTTGGATGCCCATACTCTATAATGGAACCACAGCGAATGCTCTGATATTTGACATTACTGCCTGCTTTCCATAGATGTCGTGGATTTATAAAACTGAAGATGCAAAGTACATATGGAGCACCTGTTGCATTTGTTGACTTTCAGGTATGGCATTATTTTGACAATCCTACAACTCCG encodes:
- the LOC121785090 gene encoding pinin-like isoform X1, which encodes MDDFSAYYAPPIHHPYYQPPPPPPPPPPPPPGTSPAVQPQIVAYAPPIYPHSSHDQVRTLFVAGLPDDVKPRELYNLFRECPGYQSSNLRPPTSSNNQPFAFATFVDQQTAVMALHAFNGMVFDLEKGSTLYIDLAKSNSRSKRIRADDENQGSEKRLKGAVASSRGDDPAGLGSIHTPGMGNSAYNTIGYSSTQSLCNVDGASMSGASSKSSSSPCPTLFVANLGPHCTEEELTQLFSRCRGFIKLKMQSTYGAPVAFVDFQDTASSTEALSHLQGTALYSSTSGEGMRLEYAKSRMGMRSKRSTR
- the LOC121785090 gene encoding pinin-like isoform X2 codes for the protein MDDFSAYYAPPIHHPYYQPPPPPPPPPPPPPGTSPAVQPQIVAYAPPIYPHSSHDQVRTLFVAGLPDDVKPRELYNLFRECPGYQSSNLRPPTSSNNQPFAFATFVDQQTAVMALHAFNGMVFDLEKGSTLYIDLAKSNSRSKRIRADDENQGSEKRLKGAVASSRGDDPGLGSIHTPGMGNSAYNTIGYSSTQSLCNVDGASMSGASSKSSSSPCPTLFVANLGPHCTEEELTQLFSRCRGFIKLKMQSTYGAPVAFVDFQDTASSTEALSHLQGTALYSSTSGEGMRLEYAKSRMGMRSKRSTR